The Opitutus sp. ER46 genome contains the following window.
GCAGGGGAAACCGGCGGGGGTGCCTTGCGTGCAGCTCCTGCCCGACCTGCGCTGCGCCCTGTTTGGGAGACCGGAGCGCCCGGCGGTCTGCGTGAGCCTGCGCCCGACGGATGAGATGTGCGGCGCGGGGCGCGAGCACGCCCTCGCCCACCTCACCACGCTGGAGCGGGCGACGCGGCCCTGAGCGCAGTCCCGACACCGGACGCCCCCGCCGCGTTTGCAGCCCGCACCGGGATCGCTTCCATAGGCGACCACCCATGTCCCTCGCGTTCACGTCCTTGTCCACGTTCGGTCTCGAACCGGCGGCCGCGGTGCTCA
Protein-coding sequences here:
- a CDS encoding YkgJ family cysteine cluster protein; amino-acid sequence: MDCRAGCAACCIAPSISSPIPGMPQGKPAGVPCVQLLPDLRCALFGRPERPAVCVSLRPTDEMCGAGREHALAHLTTLERATRP